The following proteins are co-located in the Canis lupus dingo isolate Sandy chromosome 31, ASM325472v2, whole genome shotgun sequence genome:
- the TFF3 gene encoding trefoil factor 3 yields MRLLGRRGTISERSGPQSPPVTMEARVLWLLVVVLVLGSSSLAVAYQGLATNLCEVPPKDRVDCGYPEITSEQCVNRGCCFDSSIHGVPWCFKPLQDTECRF; encoded by the exons ATGCGTCTTCTGGGCCGACGCGGCACGATCTCTGAGCGGTCGGGTCCCCAGAGCCCACCCGTGACCATGGAGGCCAGAGTGCTCTGGCTGCTGGTGGtggtcctggtcctggggtcctccAGCTTGGCAGTGGCTTACCAGGGCCTGG CGACGAACCTGTGCGAGGTGCCGCCCAAGGACAGGGTGGACTGCGGCTACCCTGAGATCACCTCCGAGCAGTGCGTCAATCGGGGCTGCTGCTTCGACTCCAGCATCCACGGGGTGCCCTGGTGCTTCAAGCCGTTGCAGGACACAG AATGCAGATTTTGA